Proteins encoded within one genomic window of Phaeodactylum tricornutum CCAP 1055/1 chromosome 27, whole genome shotgun sequence:
- a CDS encoding predicted protein: MTPSLYLPALLFFYSIKAEAWTRAARISRYNARPISTGALQAARSNGFPKKRGPQQSKASPKSDDKPIYSMPALYDLAFGYRSYEDEVTFLLQTHERCTGQTPANILEMAAGPARHALTALQLHDAVQSATCVDLSPEMAAYAKAIADEELPENRKNMFTYIVDDMRYFQLEDASQTFDTAWILLGSLQHLTKNEDVIACLTLVNRHLETGGTLIVELPHPRETFSMVECTRNGWEVPLEDENGEESGELRIVWGDEDDEFNSITQVRNFTVAMELTGVAETDKLQNVREVVPLRLFTAQEIDALARCAGFEMVEMYGSLDEEVKVDDEDLAFRLVSVLRKL; this comes from the exons ATGACGCCCTCTCTGTATCTACCAGCTCTTCTGTTTTTTTATTCTATTAAAGCAGAGGCGTGGACAAGAGCGGCTCGGATAAGTCGATACAACGCTCGGCCTATTTCGACGGGTGCTCTGCAAGCGGCAAGAAGCAATGGTTTTCCCAAAAAGCGCGGCCCACAACAATCCAAGGCATCTCCTAAATCCGACGATAAACCGATTTATTCCATGCCTGCTCTTTACGATTTAGCGTTTGGATACAGATCTTACGAAGACGAAGTCACATTTTTGTTACAAACACATGAACGCTGCACAGGTCAGACACCAGCAAACATTCTGGAAATGGCCGCTGGCCCTGCTCGGCACGCGCTAACGGCCCTTCAACTACACGATGCGGTACAGTCTGCGACATGCGTCGACCTTTCACCGGAAATGGCAGCTTATGCAAAAGCAATCGCAGACGAGGAGCTACCTGAAAATAGAAAGAATATGTTCACGTATATCGTGGACGATATGCGCTACTTCCAGCTCGAAGATGCTTCGCAAACTTTTGATACAGCGTGGATATTACTTGGCTCTCTTCAGCACTTGACTAAGAATGAAGATGTTATTGCTTGTTTGACTCTTGTCAATAGACATCTGGAGACTGGTGGGACATTAATTGTTGAATTGCCACATCCACGAGAAACATTTTCTATGGTGGAATGTACTCGAAATGGTTGGGAGGTACCCCTCGAAGATGAGAACGGCGAAGAATCCGGCGAGCTTAGAATCGTTTGGggagacgaagacgatgagtTCAATTCCATTACTCAAGTACGGAACTTTACCGTTGCGATGGAATTGACTGGTGTCGCTGAGACGGACAAACTTCAGAACGTCCGCGAAGTG GTTCCTCTGCGTCTCTTTACTGCTCAAGAGATTGATGCTCTAGCACGATGTGCTGGCTTCGAGATGGTTGAAATGTACGGCtctttggacgaggaagTCAAAGTAGATGACGAAGACCTTGCCTTTCGATTGGTGTCGGTTCTGCGAAAACTGTAA
- a CDS encoding predicted protein codes for MHNQNRVIVAIDLGSSSIRASAFSLVEADNDLNVVEAISGTSTSSPLALVEPNTGRIKLYLERDKKDETVFDAIDQCVDETLVKLRARLGRLAFEVVGVSFSNFVMNLLGVDEEGTVIGPEASISYACNSPDIAEEVATIRKQIGEENVRIHYQKSGCFLHEGYALAQLRVFYNRSVKNVCPEVTKWQTLASICLCRWLDQKSFPISYSEASWTGMLNYRTCEYEPDILNLLPNCCRRALPELADFDEPITLQKGIPSSSTYACRWPELRHARFFLGVGDGACANIGSKCSTMDQIACTVGTSAAARVCIPMEIGAADFKILPGLFCYRVDRHRVLVGGALTDGGSVVEWARQMLNIKESGAFDECMHKVSMLLDARYIQSASEDASFARTLTVVPFLSGERSTGFRGGATGAILGMTRDTTPAHVLLGCIEGVTLRMNAIIALIRQATEGDRKQRLIASGKALEVNELWRQMIADCSGLDVVLDMGTSEGTSRGAACLAAESLVSSKETSTAALPEQSTMSVVSTPDQNGAAYWRRATTSQEVLINALSPIFT; via the exons ATGCACAATCAGAATCGAGTAATTGTAGCAATAGATTTGGGAAGCAGTAGTATTCGAGCTTCCGCTTTTTCCCTGGTAGAGGCCGACAATGATTTAAACGTCGTGGAAGCTATTTCGGGTACCTCGACGTCCAGCCCCCTCGCTCTAGTAGAACCTAACACGGGACGGATCAAACTCTATCTTGAGAGAGACAAGAAAGACGAAACTGTGTTCGATGCAATTGATCAGTGTGTCGACGAAACTCTTGTCAAGCTACGCGCACGATTGGGAAGATTGGCTTTTGAAGTCGTTGGCGTTAGCTTCTCAAATTTTGTCATGAACTTGCTCGGTGTCGATGAAGAAGGGACAGTGATTGGTCCGGAAGCGTCAATATCATACGCATGTAACTCTCCTGACATCGCCGAAGAAGTTGCTACTATCAGAAA ACAAATCGGTGAAGAAAACGTAAGGATTCATTACCAAAAATCTGGATGCTTCTTGCACGAAGGCTATGCGCTAGCCCAACTTCGCGTCTTCTACAATCGCAGCGTCAAAAACGTGTGTCCTGAAGTTACAAAATGGCAAACGTTGGCTAGCATCTGCTTGTGTCGATGGCTCGATCAAAAGTCATTTCCTATCTCCTATTCGGAAGCGTCTTGGACGGGTATGCTCAACTATCGAACTTGTGAATACGAGCCAGATATTTTAAATTTACTACCAAATTGCTGTCGCAGAGCCTTGCCTGAACTGGCTGACTTTGATGAACCTATCACATTACAAAAAGGAATCCCCTCCTCAAGTACCTACGCCTGTCGATGGCCAGAGCTACGACATGCTCGGTTCTTTCTGGGAGTCGGGGACGGCGCGTGCGCCAATATTGGGAGCAAGTGTTCGACTATGGATCAAATCGCTTGCACAGTGGGTACGTCCGCGGCGGCGCGAGTGTGCATACCGATGGAGATTGGTGCTGCCGACTTCAAGATTTTACCTGGCCTGTTCTGCTACCGAGTCGATCGACACCGTGTACTAGTCGGAGGGGCATTAACAGATGGTGGTAGTGTTGTGGAATGGGCGAGACAGATGCTCAATATAAAGGAATCAGGTGCATTTGACGAGTGCATGCACAAAGTTTCAATGCTTCTAGACGCCAGATACATCCAATCTGCAAGTGAAGATGCTTCGTTCGCCCGGACTTTGACGGTGGTACCTTTCTTGAGCGGCGAGAGGAGTACAGGATTTCGAGGCGGGGCGACAGGGGCAATATTGGGTATGACTCGCGATACAACACCCGCCCACGTCCTTCTCGGATGTATTGAGGGTGTGACTTTGAGAATGAACGCAATCATCGCACTTATTCGTCAAGCAACTGAAGGAGATCGCAAGCAACGTCTAATTGCCAGTGGAAAAGCTCTTGAAGTCAACGAGTTGTGGCGTCAAATGATTGCTGACTGCTCCGGTCTAGATGTCGTTTTAGATATGGGAACATCGGAGGGAACAAGTCGAGGAGCAGCGTGCTTGGCTGCGGAATCATTGGTATCCTCAAAGGAAACATCAACAGCGGCTTTGCCCGAGCAATCCACAATGTCGGTCGTGTCGACACCGGATCAAAACGGAGCTGCATACTGGAGGCGGGCGACTACATCTCAGGAAGTTTTGATTAATGCACTATCACCTATTTTC ACGTGA
- a CDS encoding predicted protein, producing the protein MGQLFAQRSLIRLWRFLVCFILNVLFFPPLAASNWIDPDTPLEARTTQPLDVKIPYTPKPPKKPSPATRRKKTVSPAPTSTPSPSLSPTPAPTEFPTFTPRTFELVFSDEFNTAHRTFEDGSDPRWTAMNKNDYTNDALHYYSPDNVRVNEEGELVIHTEAADTDVVGFDDVNRKRTHVTKHFRSAMLQSWNKFCFTGGIIEAEVILPGQSNVGGLWPAFWLLGNLARHTYVGSSQHIWPWSSVNCTQKSGYAQAISGCDRVAHYGLATQLGRGAPEMDIFEVQPGNLHANQGTFLKMPVGQPFMSSSFQVAPGRASNRPGPGEWPGPGQWYEGLMGGRNTSLNILFYGNYNSFLNDVNPARQDYWSDAISYNRQLNADHFQKPHRYRMEWDVPTESSDGYLNWFLDDELVLAIDGTGIKKAGLGSEISSEPSYIILNTAVSKQWGFPEQCPATCPCDVFDCHSTEWSELCGFSEGFCDMLLKNKAPEYKVNWIRVYQDPNRPEQKVGCSTPERPTRRWIDAHADMYKTEEDSQPLKGIATGLGSCNPMDDSERPEACGGSQRGRCTQGRVCECVSGWTGPHCLSRRGFDSVLYDQPDKIKDVGFVPPKIAPRVLIVGLATLTVCVLAAMQWKQRFDGWQPIPEIEWKKYEERRITNGRYRLFQHSRSA; encoded by the coding sequence ATGGGGCAATTGTTCGCTCAACGTAGTTTGATACGGCTATGGCGTTTCCTGGTGTGCTTTATTTTGAATGTGCTATTTTTTCCCCCATTGGCAGCTTCCAACTGGATAGACCCAGATACGCCCTTGGAAGCACGAACGACGCAACCACTCGACGTAAAAATCCCTTATACACCCAAACCACCAAAAAAACCTTCCCCTGCAACTCGGCGGAAAAAGACGGTGTCTCCTGCGCCTACATCGACGCCATCTCCTTCGCTTTCTCCTACGCCCGCTCCGACGGAATTCCCAACCTTTACGCCACGGACCTTTGAACTAGTCTTTTCGGACGAGTTCAATACCGCGCATCGCACCTTCGAAGATGGTTCCGATCCTCGATGGACTGCAATGAACAAAAACGACTATACAAACGACGCCTTACACTACTACAGTCCTGACAATGTCCGCGTGAACGAAGAGGGCGAACTAGTGATTCACACCGAAGCCGCCGATACAGATGTCGTTGGCTTTGACGACGtaaatcgaaaaagaacGCACGTCACTAAACACTTTCGATCCGCTATGCTTCAATCGTGGAATAAGTTCTGCTTTACAGGTGGTATCATTGAAGCCGAAGTCATTCTGCCAGGTCAATCAAACGTTGGTGGTTTGTGGCCTGCCTTTTGGCTACTGGGCAATCTGGCACGACATACTTATGTCGGCAGCTCTCAACATATTTGGCCTTGGAGCTCAGTTAACTGTACACAAAAGTCCGGCTATGCACAGGCTATTTCCGGCTGCGACCGAGTGGCGCATTACGGACTTGCAACTCAACTCGGTCGCGGTGCTCCCGAAATGGACATCTTCGAAGTGCAGCCCGGAAATTTACACGCAAATCAGGGCACCTTCTTGAAGATGCCAGTGGGACAACCGTTCATGAGTTCGTCATTTCAAGTGGCACCGGGCCGTGCGAGCAATCGTCCCGGACCGGGTGAATGGCCGGGGCCGGGTCAATGGTATGAAGGACTTATGGGTGGTCGGAATACGTCACTGAACATCTTATTCTACGGAAATTACAATTCATTTCTGAATGATGTCAATCCAGCTCGCCAGGACTATTGGAGCGATGCGATAAGTTACAATCGACAATTGAATGCGGATCATTTCCAAAAGCCGCACCGGTATAGAATGGAGTGGGATGTGCCCACAGAGTCCAGTGATGGTTATCTGAATTGGTTTTTGGACGACGAGCTTGTGTTGGCGATAGACGGGACTGGTATCAAGAAAGCGGGTTTAGGTTCCGAAATCTCATCGGAGCCTAGCTACATAATTCTGAATACGGCAGTTTCGAAGCAATGGGGATTTCCGGAGCAATGCCCAGCTACTTGTCCATGCGATGTATTCGATTGCCATTCAACCGAATGGTCTGAGCTGTGTGGGTTTTCAGAAGGATTTTGCGATATGCTGCTCAAAAACAAGGCACCAGAGTACAAGGTGAACTGGATTCGAGTGTATCAGGATCCAAATCGCCCCGAACAAAAAGTGGGATGCTCAACCCCTGAACGTCCTACGCGGCGGTGGATTGATGCACATGCGGACATGTATAAGACGGAGGAAGACTCGCAGCCACTGAAGGGAATTGCAACGGGACTTGGCTCATGCAATCCAATGGACGACAGTGAGCGGCCGGAGGCTTGTGGTGGTTCTCAGCGAGGGCGGTGTACACAAGGACGTGTGTGCGAATGCGTGTCCGGGTGGACCGGTCCTCACTGTTTGTCGCGAAGAGGTTTTGATTCTGTGTTGTACGATCAACCAGACAAGATCAAGGACGTCGGCTTTGTTCCTCCCAAAATTGCTCCACGTGTACTCATCGTTGGTTTGGCTACCTTGACAGTTTGTGTACTAGCGGCGATGCAATGGAAACAACGATTCGATGGTTGGCAGCCTATTCCAGAAATTGAATGGAAAAAGTACGAAGAAAGAAGGATTACGAATGGACGATACCGACTGTTCCAACACAGTCGCAGCGCTTGA
- a CDS encoding predicted protein — protein MRPIVGYATALTVCLLLYTIEGFTRTVFLQAKTASLYVQTRGLSQFIHSQRRALQRGHGLKPSQLNAERLSNAVESSRLKKELLALAKRTLRGFQASTKDRRRARSLIDQLAALNPTRDPAKSYYATQTQESNAIDSKDGSSSKLVGEASLSGKWTLVYTDAPDITALGTTNPWAKLGRIGQECEPPYIRNVIEWKRPGWATSLPFSGSEESRVLQRVVTKATASPDQPMVVNLDIVGLRINADAPTTLSNFAEAIQSQGLIAGFFQAAPVDLQGPLQAPFGKFEVLYLDEELRAVKTGQGYVAVNLRTGDEWI, from the coding sequence ATGAGGCCAATTGTTGGGTATGCCACGGCGCTGACTGTGTGCTTACTTCTATACACCATCGAAGGCTTCACAAGGACCGTCTTCTTGCAGGCGAAAACTGCTTCTTTGTATGTACAGACTCGTGGACTATCGCAATTCATACACAGCCAGCGACGAGCTCTACAGAGAGGCCACGGTCTCAAACCCTCGCAACTGAATGCCGAGCGGCTGTCGAACGCTGTCGAGTCGTCGCGTCTCAAGAAAGAGTTGTTGGCTTTAGCAAAACGAACCTTGCGTGGTTTCCAGGCCAGCACGAAAGACCGTCGTCGCGCACGAAGCCTTATAGATCAACTGGCTGCTTTGAATCCGACGCGCGACCCGGCCAAATCGTACTACGCAACCCAAACTCAAGAAAGTAATGCCATTGATAGCAAGGACGGCTCTTCATCGAAGCTAGTAGGCGAGGCTAGTCTTTCCGGAAAATGGACACTCGTGTACACGGACGCTCCCGACATTACAGCGTTGGGCACTACAAATCCATGGGCGAAATTGGGTCGAATAGGACAAGAGTGCGAGCCGCCTTACATTCGAAACGTGATAGAGTGGAAGCGACCTGGTTGGGCCACATCGTTGCCGTTCTCGGGTTCTGAAGAGTCTCGCGTGTTGCAGCGAGTCGTCACCAAGGCGACGGCATCGCCAGATCAACCCATGGTAGTCAATTTGGACATTGTTGGTCTTCGGATCAACGCTGATGCACCCACTACACTGTCGAACTTTGCCGAAGCGATCCAATCCCAGGGGCTCATCGCAGGATTTTTCCAAGCGGCACCCGTTGATCTGCAAGGTCCATTGCAAGCGCCTTTTGGCAAGTTTGAAGTCCTCTATTTAGATGAAGAATTACGCGCCGTCAAGACAGGGCAAGGCTATGTAGCAGTCAATCTAAGGACTGGAGACGAATGGATTTAG
- a CDS encoding predicted protein yields MEDTVHNKTAQDKKLLEKALPDFAAGGIVVFVHIPKTGGITIRNFFERLVEKDHSRFRKIVVSNYREWESWRWRMNKFSRGGARGKVIFFELHGGGDSLNYFSDARSEIHRWRENALSQNVPFFAFVILRQGVSFAMSYFHFFHNYQSYRGRAHENRYGYHNATEQNLRMKTMFNGQCLFLCRGEQSYIKGEESLRANLTEAECNAAYNSLKRDVDWIGRTDVISTETIKLLQRLTNTTDELSVSANTNPQKALHFENLTKATQQFIIQRNSWDHELYKRAQREFPISMWKSEF; encoded by the exons ATGGAAGATACCGTACATAACAAGACAGCCCAGgacaagaaattgcttgAAAAAGCGTTGCCAGATTTCGCAGCAGGGGGTATTGTTGTTTTCGTGCATATTCCAAAG ACAGGAGGCATTACTATACGCAATTTCTTTGAGAGACTAGTGGAGAAGGATCATTCTCGCTTCCGTAAGATTGTGGTGTCAAATTATCGAGAATGGGAGAGTTGGAGGTGGAGGATGAACAAATTCTCCCGAGGAGGCGCAAGGGGAAAGGTTATTTTCTTCGAACTTCATGGTGGTGGCGACTCCCTCAATTATTTCAGCGATGCTCGCAGCGAAATCCATCGCTGGAGAGAGAATGCTCTTTCCCAGAACGTTcctttctttgcttttgtgATATTGCGGCAAGGGGTTTCGTTTGCAATGAGCTattttcatttttttcaCAACTACCAATCATACAGAGGCAGAGCCCATGAGAATCGTTACGGCTATCACAATGCCACTGAACAAAACCTCCGTATGAAGACAATGTTCAACGGTCAGTGTCTCTTTCTGTGTCGTGGGGAGCAATCTTATATTAAAGGAGAAGAGAGTTTGCGCGCAAATTTGACTGAGGCAGAGTGCAATGCTGCCTACAACTCGCTGAAGAGAGATGTCGACTGGATTGGTAGAACTGATGTAATATCCACTGAGACCATCAAACTTCTTCAGCGACTTACGAATACTACGGATGAATTGTCTGTCTCCGCCAACACAAATCCACAAAAAGCCCTTCACTTTGAAAACTTAACGAAAGCTACACAGCAATTCATAATTCAACGAAATTCTTGGGACCATGAGCTCTACAAGCGGGCTCAACGAGAATTCCCCATTTCAATGTGGAAATCAGAGTTCTGA
- a CDS encoding predicted protein, with the protein MERIRQVLLTPMLRPELFAKGSMKRPRGILLHGPSGVGKSSLARQLGEELESILHVQYVNCSSLQSQTSIVGEAERELSRLFRLSGTAKKQNRLLIFDDIHLICPRRGGYAPGTDQLASTLLSLIDGVDGSEDQEVSNEGLVLLAITTNASLLDPALRRPGRIDVEVEVPIPDEASTRAEILQFHLGQAGASPPAISSTDWISLAKLAKGFNGADCMLAMKEAIRSAILRNLKATVSREISSPPPNPTFSDLSTAIRATKPSIIKSVTVEIPKVLWSSIGGMESVKRELREAIEMPLTHSDLFIKLGIPPPRGILLYGPPGCSKTLMARALATEGHMNFLAVKGPELLSKWLGESERALASLFKRARMASPSIVFFDEIDAIASKRGAGDSSSSGRLLSQLLTELDGVTNTVGNTKQRVVVVGATNRPDILDSALTRPGRIDRMIYVGVPDSDTRVRIFQITLAEKSCSQDVDIEHLARDDVTQGFSGAECVAICRDAALLALEEIEDTGEDIIPQIRMQHLLEAAGGMKRQITPQMIEFYASFREKGFAKV; encoded by the coding sequence ATGGAAAGAATCCGACAGGTTCTTCTCACACCCATGCTGCGGCCAGAGCTCTTTGCTAAAGGTTCAATGAAACGCCCACGCGGGATTTTGTTGCATGGACCCAGCGGAGTGGGCAAATCGTCGTTGGCACGGCAACTCGGCGAAGAGTTGGAGTCAATTTTGCATGTTCAGTATGTGAATTGTTCCTCGTTGCAATCTCAAACAAGTATCGTTGGGGAGGCTGAGCGAGAGCTGTCCCGTTTGTTTCGGTTATCCGGTACTGCAAAAAAGCAAAACCGTCTTTTGATTTTTGACGACATCCACCTGATATGCCCCAGGCGTGGTGGCTACGCCCCAGGTACTGATCAGTTGGCATCTACGTTATTGTCCTTGATAGACGGGGTCGATGGAAGCGAGGATCAGGAAGTATCCAACGAGGGACTTGTTCTCCTTGCCATTACCACGAATGCATCGCTGCTGGACCCGGCACTGCGTCGACCGGGACGTATAGACGTGGAAGTGGAAGTACCAATACCAGATGAAGCTTCAACGAGGGCGGAGATTTTGCAGTTCCATCTGGGCCAAGCTGGAGCATCCCCACCAGCAATTTCATCAACTGATTGGATATCGCTCGCAAAGCTTGCCAAAGGATTCAACGGTGCAGACTGCATGCTCGCTATGAAGGAGGCAATTCGAAGCGCCATTCTTCGGAATTTGAAGGCTACCGTATCACGCGAAATCTCTTCACCGCCTCCGAATCCGACATTTAGTGATCTAAGTACAGCGATTCGAGCAACCAAGCCCTCCATTATCAAATCCGTCACGGTAGAAATACCCAAAGTCCTCTGGTCATCGATTGGCGGTATGGAGAGCGTGAAACGTGAGCTCCGTGAAGCAATCGAAATGCCCTTAACTCACAGCGATTTGTTCATCAAGCTGGGTATACCACCACCTCGCGGAATTCTGCTGTACGGACCACCAGGCTGTTCCAAAACGCTTATGGCACGGGCACTGGCTACGGAAGGACATATGAACTTCCTTGCTGTCAAGGGGCCTGAGTTGCTGAGCAAGTGGCTGGGTGAAAGCGAACGCGCTCTCGCGTCTCTCTTCAAGAGGGCTAGAATGGCCAGCCCATCCATTGTGTTctttgacgaaatcgacgcAATAGCGTCCAAGCGAGGTGCTGGAGACAGCTCCAGTAGTGGTCGGCTTTTATCCCAGCTATTAACCGAGCTTGATGGTGTAACAAATACTGTTGGAAACACGAAGCAGCGCGTTGTAGTCGTGGGGGCTACTAATCGGCCCGATATACTGGACAGCGCGTTGACTCGCCCAGGACGAATCGACCGGATGATTTACGTCGGGGTGCCAGATTCGGACACTCGTGTCCGTATATTCCAGATCACACTTGCCGAAAAGTCTTGTAGTCAAGACGTCGATATAGAACACTTGGCTAGAGATGACGTTACCCAAGGATTTTCAGGTGCGGAATGCGTCGCTATTTGTCGGGATGCTGCTCTGCTAGCCTTGGAGGAAATAGAAGATACAGGTGAAGATATAATTCCACAGATCCGGATGCAGCACTTACTTGAAGCAGCAGGAGGTATGAAACGCCAAATCACTCCCCAAATGATCGAATTTTATGCTTCTTTCCGTGAAAAGGGCTTTGCCAAGGTATAG
- a CDS encoding predicted protein: MTGEKWLTSGKSRMKMRQSKGFQHRAQSRASFNAIAADANIQPSAVSSQPYNHPKRPRRLNGYPISRRAITVSLAKSPAQAALGEGQQLYRQQEETTGTAQYRRIRGAPGLSSVHTNPIASYRQQQVASQHRDPPPQQNDPFGYVPSEEIQPSTQTYPAPRDPLFHHGPGATQYQHLPHGYTPYYKEHHLDSREQAAYQPTQRHREQRLPFHQPTENEFYPQPSPFYQNEIDFLPRQAFSYQNRYSERSFEAKWSPPAPVNETCPPLGVAVPFGSHTLRSNFRLQRFPSTHCETTQPALHPFPEDFFVSPHQDGSRYLQNSTSTSPTRTVSQQHQTAMSTIPVHAFRPGFHPRTLLIANGMNGYDPEFTTNPSPEMDLFTIPELPLMPPPYQDAPLAQYGRPSSGSQLPSDKAFNVLAASTEAKCRQEDIVEFELDETLPDRKPESQGIARFQRQPAKKPATTALKPILNPYQSPKPNTSPSDTKIRLGDSRTDAQTENKHSLSPPTNVATSRGQEVPIDFSGTERIYSQRTTIHRSGSI; the protein is encoded by the exons ATGACGGGTGAAAAGTGGTTGACATCTGGCAAATCCAGAATGAAGATGCGACAGAGCAAAGGATTCCAACATCGTGCCCAAAGCCGCGCAAGTTTCAATGCCATCGCGGCGGACGCCAATATTCAACCTTCAGCGGTTTCTTCGCAACCCTACAATCATCCGAAACGGCCCAGACGATTGAATGGAT ACCCGATCTCAAGAAGGGCCATTAcagtttcgttggcaaagtCTCCTGCACAAGCAGCATTGGGTGAAGGCCAACAGCTCTATCGGCAACAGGAAGAAACAACAGGTACAGCCCAGTATCGACGTATTCGAGGAGCGCCAGGACTATCGTCAGTACATACGAATCCCATTGCATCCTATCGGCAACAACAAGTCGCTTCACAACATCGCGATCCACCTCCACAGCAAAATGATCCTTTTGGATACGTGCCCTCGGAGGAAATCCAACCTAGCACACAGACATATCCTGCGCCTCGGGATCCACTGTTCCACCATGGTCCCGGAGCAACACAGTATCAGCATCTCCCCCACGGTTACACTCCTTACTATAAAGAACACCACCTCGACTCGCGCGAGCAAGCTGCATACCAGCCTACCCAACGTCATCGAGAACAACGTCTACCGTTTCATCAACCGACTGAAAATGAGTTCTACCCACAGCCTTCTCCCTTCTACCAGAACGAGATAGATTTTTTGCCAAGACAAGCCTTCTCGTACCAGAATCGATATAGCGAAAGAAGCTTCGAAGCAAAATGGAGCCCTCCAGCGCCTGTAAATGAAACATGTCCACCCTTAGGTGTTGCAGTACCGTTTGGATCTCACACCTTGAGAAGCAATTTTCGCCTTCAACGATTCCCTTCAACACACTGTGAGACGACACAGCCGGCACTGCATCCTTTTCCCGAAGACTTCTTCGTTTCTCCTCACCAAGACGGCAGCCGATACCTTCAAAATAGCACAAGCACAAGTCCAACGCGTACCGTGAGCCAACAACATCAAACAGCGATGTCGACGATTCCGGTACATGCGTTTCGACCTGGGTTTCATCCCCGAACGCTTCTGATAGCTAATGGCATGAATGGTTACGATCCTGAATTCACCACTAATCCTAGCCCCGAAATGGACCTCTTTACCATTCCCGAACTTCCTCTAATGCCACCACCCTATCAAGATGCACCGCTCGCTCAATACGGCCGCCCTTCTTCGGGCTCTCAACTTCCCAGTGACAAAGCGTTCAATGTGCTAGCTGCCAGTACTGAAGCCAAATGCAGACAAGAAGACATTGTTGAGTTTGAGCTCGACGAAACGCTTCCAGACCGAAAGCCCGAGAGTCAAGGGATTGCGAGATTTCAACGACAACCTGCGAAAAAGCCGGCCACGACAGCATTGAAACCCATTTTAAATCCGTATCAAAGCCCAAAACCCAACACCAGTCCCTCTGACACAAAGATAAGATTAGGCGACAGTCGTACAGATGCACAGACTGAAAATAAACACTCCTTGTCGCCCCCCACTAACGTTGCAACTTCACGGGGGCAAGAAGTACCTATTGATTTCTCAGGCACGGAACGGATCTACTCACAAAGAACGACCATTCACCGCTCCGGCTCGATCTGA